GCACCCTGCGGCGCATGGACGATCAGCACGCCGTCCGGCTCGCCGCCGTCCACCGAGGCACCGGCGGCGCGGAGCTGGCCGTGCGCCGTCGCTTCCACCGGTCCCGTTTCGTACGGGGCCACGCGAGCGAGCCCGTCTGGCGACGCGCACATCAGGGAGACCCGCGGCGCGATCCCCGTCCGCTCGGCGAGCAGGCGCGCGGTGAGGACCGCCGCCGTCTCGTCGGCTCCCGGACCCACCACGACGCGGTCTTGAAGCCCGAGCCGCGACGCCCACCGTGCCAGATCGGCCTGCGCCTCCGACGAGAGCGACCCGGGTGCCGCGTCGTCGACTCCGATCACGAGACGTGCGATCGTTCCGTCGGCGACCAGCCCGAGCGCGGCGAGTCCGATCGCGTGCTGGCGGAGGCGACGACCCAGCCAGTCGGTCCGGACCGACTCGGGCACGGCGGTTGCGGGCGCCTCTGCTCCCGAGACCATGGCCGTCGACAGATCATGCAGATCATGACCCCACTCAGACCAGTACTCGGGCTCTTCGAAGGCGTCATCGGAGTCCGGCGACCGCGGCACGACGACGGAGGCATGGATCGGCAGGTCCAGGCGCCGAAGGACGGCCCATCGGTCGAGCACGACCTCGATCGGCTCGACTCCGATCCGAGAGGGGATGAGCCCCCCGAAGCCGAGGCCCTCGAGCGAGACGACCAGTCCGTCCGCGTCATGGGCTTCGCGCTCCAGCCATGCGGCGAGGGCGTCGACGTCGCCGGCTGCGCGGACCGCGGGCAGGCTCGCGCGAGGCGGCGTCACGACGCGCGCACCCGCGATCGATGCGACGAGACCCGGCAGCTCGAGCGAGACCGGACGCTCGTCGAGCGGCACGAGGAGGATCTTCATGGCATGAGAGGTCTCATCGTCGCGCGGGCTCATGCGCGACGCTTCACGTTGATCTGGAAGTCGTACCGGTCGCCGCGATAGACACCGGTGGATGCCTCGATCCGCCGCCCATGTGCATCGAAAACGATCCGCGTCACCATGAGCGCGGCGGCTCCCACCTCGGTCTCCAAGAGCTCCGCCTGTGCGGCATCGAGCGTGACGGCCCGGATCGTCTGGTGAGCGCGTGCCGGCGAAGCGCCCGCGTGCTCGAAGTAGGAGTAGAGCGATCCGAGCAGCTCGGGCCCGAGGTCCTCGCCCGTGAGCCATTCCGGAAGCCAGAGGCTCTCGATGCAGAGCGGCCCGCCGTCGGCGGTGCGCAGTCGTTCGATGTGCACGGCGCGGGCGCCTACCGAGATGAGCAGCTCGCGGGCGATCCGCTCGTCGGCGCGGCCGTGCTCGAGCCGGAGCACGCGCGAACCGGGCACCATCCCCCGCTCCGAGATGTCCTCCGAGAACGACGTCAGATAGGGCGACTTCGTCACGAGGTCCTTGTCGGCGACGAAAGTCCCCGACCCCTGCACGCGGTACACCCAGCCGTGGTCGGCGAGCCGCGCGAGCGCCTGGCGGATCGTGGCGCGGCTCACGCCGAACCGGTGCACGAGCTCTCGCTCCGGCGGCAGCGGGTCGTGCGGCGAGAGGCGCGCGATGACCTCGTCGCGCAGCCGGGCGCGTGTGGCGTCGACCTTCGAGGCGGCGGTCTCGGTGGCCGACCGCGAGGTGGGCCCGACGGGCGGTTCTCCGGCGTCGACCGCAGCGACCGCGGCCGCGGCATCCGTTCCGTGATCCGGATTCATCCCTTCACAGCCCCTTCTCCTGCTCCTCGGAAGAACCATTTCTGCGCGAGGAAGAACGCGATGATGAGCGGGATGACGGCGATCATCGTTCCCGCGGCCACGACCTTCTGGTCGTCGGCGAAAGCCCCCGCGAGGAACTGGAGACCGACGGTGAGCGTGTAGTTCTCCTGGCTCGTCAGGACGATCTGCGGCCAGAGGAAGTCGTCCCACGCGAACATGAAACTGAAGATACCGACGACGGCCATGGTGCCCGTCACCGACGGCATCGACACCCGCCAGTACCGCTGGAACTCCGTTGCGCCATCCAGGACGGCAGCCTCGTCGATCGCCCGCGGGAGGGAGAGGAACGCCGAGCGGAACAGCAGGATCGAGAACCCCGTGACGGCCGTCGGCAGGATGACCGCGAGGAGCGTGTCGACGAGATCGAACTGCTTCATCGTGAGGAAGACCGAGATGAAGATGACCTCGAACGGGATGACGAGGGTCGCGAGGAAGACGAGGTAGGCGACGGTGTTCCCGCGGAAGGTCAGTCGGGCCAGCGCCCACCCCGCCATCGAGCCGAACAGGATGTTGGTGACGGTCGAGGCGATCGCGACGATGAGCGAGTTGCCGATGAACGTCCAGACCGGGATCACCTCGGCGACCTTGGCGAAGTTGTCGAGCGTCGGATCCCGCGGGATGAAGTACGGCGGGTACGAGAAGACGCTGTCGGCCTGCCCCTTGAGCGCCGTTCCCAGTGTGTAGACGAACGGGCCGACGAGAAGCGCGAGCACGGCCAGCAGCACGGCGTAGTGCAGCACTCGCCGCGCGACGGCGCCGGGTGAGAGCCTGCGGCGGCGCGCTTCCCGAGGCGGTCGCGGCGCCGAGGGGGCGACGGACGCCTCAGCGCGACGGGCTTCCGTGGATTCGAGCACGCTCATGCCTCCTGACGCTCCCTGCTGAGTTTCTGAAGGGCGACCGTGAGCCCGATGGCGAACACGAACAGCACGAGGCTCATGGCGGCGGCGTACCCGACCTGCCCGTCGAAGCCCGATCCGACCTCGCGGATCGTGAAGACGATGGAGCGCACGGTGCCGCCCGGCCCCGCCGTCGGCCCCGCGATCACGAAGATCTCGGCGTACACCTTCATCGCGGCGATCGCCGACAGCACGGCCACCAGCAGCATCGTGGGACGCACCGACGGCACGGTGACGGACCAGAAGCGGCGGATGGATCCGGCGCCGTCGACCTGCGCGGCTTCGTGCAGCTCACCGGGAACATTGGCGAGGGCGGTGAGATAGATCACCATGTAGAACCCGAGTCCCTTCCACACCGTCACGAGCATGCAGCTCAGGAGCAGGAGCGTGCCATCGGTGAGGAACGGCAGCGGCTTCTGTACGACCTGAAGCGTCTGCAGCAGCCAGTTGACCGGACCCTGGTCCTTCAACAGGAAGACCCAGATGAGACCGACCACGACCATCGAGGCGATCACAGGCGTGTAGAACGACGCGCGGAAGAACGACATGCCGGGCATCTTGGGCTGCACGAGGAGCGCGAGCAGGAGCGGCAGCACGACGAGGAGCGGCACGACGACCAGGACATAGAGGAGGGTGTTGCCGGCCGAGAGCCAGAACACCTCGGAGGACGCGAGGGCCCCGAAGTTCTCCAGCCCCACGTACCGGCCACCCGAGGCCAGCCGGAAGTCGGTGAACGACAGCTGGATCGTGCGGAAGAACGGGAAGATGTGGAAGATCAGCGCGACGGCGAGCGCCGGCGCGAGGAACACCCACGGGGTGAAGAATCTTCGGGGCCTCATCGCGATTCCTACTTGGTTGCGCCGGTGATCTCGTTGGCGGCCTCGACCGCCTGGTCGAGCGCGTCCGCCGCCGAGAGTTCGCCGGTGAGGGCGAGCTGGATCTTGGCCAGGACCGCGTTCTTCACCTGGTCGTCGTACTGCACCGGGGTGAGGTTGGCGGCGTTCTCGAGCTGGTTCGCCGAGATCTTGCGAGCCTTCGAGAGCTCGGTGCCGTCGGAGTCGTCTTGGAAGAACTCGTCGTCGATCGCCTCGGTCACCGAAGGGAGCACCGGTGCGATCTTGGAGAAGGCGAGCTGGTTCTCCGCGTTGGTGATGAACTCCGTGAAGGCCAGCGCGGTGCCCTGGTTCTCACTCGTCTTCGGGATGAGCAGGCCCATCACCGACATGTTGTACTTGCCGCCGTCCGCGACGATCTGCGGTGCGACCTTGGTGTTCGCGAACACGTCCGGGGCGTTCTGCTCGATGCCGCTCAGGAAGTTCGGACCCGAGGGGAACACGGCTACGCTCCCCGCCATGTAGCCCTCCTTGGCGTCGTTGAGGGTCTGCGTGACCGAGTCCGCCGGGAAGACGCCCGACTGATACATCTCGGCGAGCTGCTCGAGGTGCTCGACGGCCTCCGGCGTGTTGAACGTCCACGTGAGGTCCTCGTCGATGAGGGGCACGCCGATCTTCGCGAGGTCGGTGAGGAAGCGGTTCTCGAGAGCCGGGTGGATGCCGTAGAAGGCACCGGCGCCCGCGGCGCTCACCGTGGCGGCGTCCTCGTAGAGCTCGTCGAACGTCTCCGGGGCCTTCTCGGGGTCGAGGCCGGCCTTCTCCCAGAGTGCGCCGTTGTACATCGTGACCTCGCTCGTGAGGTACCACGGCACGCCGAACGAGCCGTCCTCCCCCGGGACCTTGAAGCCGTCCCAAGCGCCCGCGACGTACTTCTCGGCCAGGTCGGGAGCGGCCTGATCGAGATCGAGGAAGACGCCCTCGCGTTCGAGCGGCTGCGCGAAGTTCGGGTTCATGTTGATGACGTCGGGCAGGTTCCCCGCCGCCGCGTCGGCGGCGAACTTCTCCTGCGCGCCCGCGAACGGCACGTCGATCCACTCGACCTCAGTGCCCGGGTTCTCCTTCTCGAAGGCGGCGATCGTGTCTTCGATGTAGGCGGCGAGAGCGGGGTTCGAGCTGAGCTCGAGCGTGGCGAAGCTGATCTTGCCATCGACCTTCGACAGCTCCTCCTGAGAGGCGGCCGAGCCGGAGTCGACCCCTTCCAGGCTGCAGCCGGAGAGCGCGAGCGCGATGCCGGAGAGCAGGGCGACGGCGCCCAGAGATCCGTGCTTCCGTGGTTTCAACGTCATTGTGTGGACCTTTCGCAGGACATGCTGGACGGTGCGTCCGCAGGCGACCGTAGCAAGTGGTTCGAACCATTGCAAATTCCGTGAACCAGCGGGCCGGGGGCCCGTACCCGCGTCCCTGCCTTGATGAGATAACCCTCATCTGGCAGTTGAGCGCTCCAGGCTTGCGGGGTATCCGGCGCCCGGTCTAGCGTGGCGCACATTGGTTCGAACCAATCGAACCGATCGTCGATGCCGATGATCGAGCGTCGACGCACGTGAACACGAAGGATTCGAAGGTGAATGACGTGAGACATCCCGTCCGACGGCGGGCGCTGTGGTCCGCACTCGCTGCGCTCGCAGTGACACTCGGCACACTGGCGCCTGCTGCGGCCCCCGCCATCGCCGCGCCCGCGCCGCCCGCCGCCGGCGACGAGGTCACCGCGGCCGACGGGGCCACCCTGCCCATCGCCGCGATCAACCCGCCCAGCCGCCTCGCAGGCATGGTGGCGGTCTACACACCGGCGTTCGGGCCCACCACCAAGACGAACGCCTTCGGCGGCGAGGCCGTGCTGGTCTCCGACGGTTCGAGCGGCGGGTACACCGTTCAGCGCGTCTGCACGGTGATCTCCCCCTGTGCCGATCCCACGTGGAAGCCCGGCGACAGCACCATCCCCGCCGACGGCGTCGTGCTCTCGGTCTCCCCGGGCGGCTCGCCCGACGTCCGCGTGTGGATGCGCGATCACATCAAGCCGGGCGACACCGTGCACATCGCACCCGTCGTCGCGCGGTCGGCCTCGACGACGATCGACGCCGTGGATCCCACGGCGTCGAGCAACCCGGCAGGCGTCGACGGGAACGGCCGCTGCTTCCCCGGATGCCGCGGCGCCGAACAGCTCGTCCAGTACACGCCGGCGTCCTCCCGGTCCACGACCGGCACGAACGACTACGGCTTCGAGGTCACGGTGGTCAACGGAGTCGTCACAGCGGCAGGCGGCAACAACCGCGAGATCCCGGCCGACGGCTTCGTGCTCTCGGGGCACGGTGCACGCGGCACCTGGCTCCAGGCGAACGCGGTCGTGGGCGCCACGATCACGATCGAGGGCTCGACGTTGACCGCCACCATCGACGAGCGCACCGCGATCTTCGGCGCGGAGCGTGCCCTCGCTGACGCGGATGCGCGCATCGCCGACGGCATCGACTCGTGCCTCGCCTTCCCGGCTGATTCCGCGAAGGATGCGTCGGCCGCGGCCGCCTCGATCCTCGCCGAGGCGCGCACCGCCGCCGAGACGGGCGACCGGGCCCACGCCGTCGATCTGGCCAACGCCGCCAAGGCCTCGGCCGAGCTCGCCGCGCAGCGCACCGCAGAGTCGCGGCCCGCCGAGGGTCGGGCGACCTGGGTGCGTCCGGAAGAGACCACGCGCGCGGCCATCGAGGCGACGCTCGACCGCATCGACGCGGCCGGATTCAACATGGTCTTCCTCGAGTCGATCTATCAGGGCTACACGATCTATCCGTCCGAGGCGGCGGCGGCTGCCGGCGTCGCCTCACAGCGTCCCAGCATGGTCGGCTTCGACCCGCTGCAGGTCTGGATCGACGGCGCGCACGCGCGCGGCATCGAGCTTCACTCGTGGATCCACACGTTCTTCGTCGGGTCCGATCAGACGGGGGGCATCGGGCCGGTTCTCAGCGCGCACCCGGACTGGGCCGCCCTTCAGCGCAAGGACGTAGGAAAGGGCCTGGGACCGTCGGCCGCCGAGCCGGGGTACTACTTCCTCGATGCCGCCAACCCGGGTGCGCGCGGTTACGTGAAATCGCTGCTCGATGAGCTCATGACCGACTACGACATCGACGGCGTGCACCTCGACTACATCCGCTACCCCGTGTCGCAGCCGTGGGAGACGGCCGGATACTCCTACAGCGACTACAGCCGCCAGACCTTCGCCGCGCACTACGGCGTCGACCCCTACACGCTGACACCGGCCGATGCCGCGTGGAAGACGTGGACCGACTGGCGCGTCGAGAACGTCACGTCGTTCGTGGGTGAGATCCGCGCGCTCCAGCAGGCGGAGGCACCGGAGGTGGCGCTGTCGGCGGCAGTGTTCGCCGATCCGGTCGACGGCATCGGCAAGAAGTTCCAGAACTGGGCCGACTGGGTCGACCGCGGGTACGTCGATCTGCTCACGGGAATGTCGTTCGGCACCTCGGGGACGTCCGTCGCTCACGACACCCAGGTCATGCGCGACCGGGTGGGCGAGAACCAGTACCTGTACACAGCGACGTACGGGCCGTTCCGCGGCTCGACGCCCGCGACGGTCCTCGAGCAGATCCGGGCGGTGTCCGACGCGGGTTCCGATGGCGTCGGTCTCTTCGCGTGGAACCAGCTCTCGGCCGGTCAGGCCGAGGCGCTCGCCGAGGGACCTCACCGCGTTCCCGCGGTGGCGCCTCACGCTGATCCGGTCGCCGCGGCGGCCGTGGGGCTGCGCGACCTCCGCGAGCAGGTGACGGATGCCGCGCCCCGCTGTATCGCCGATGACTCCGCCGCGCAGGTCGAGCATCGTCTCGACAAGGCGCTGACCGCGATCGATCGAGGTCAGATCGACAAGGCGATCCGTGAGATCCAGCAGGCCGCCTCCGCGATCGGAACGCCTTCGGAGGGAGGAGCCGAGCAGTTCGCCTCGCGAGCACTCCGCGATCTCGACATGTTCGGCCGCTGGCTCGACACCGCGCTCAAGCGCTGAGTCGGGCAGACTGCCTGACGCCATAGCGAAACCCCCTGAGCCGAGACCTGCTCGGTCCCGCTCAGGGGGTTTTCGCGCGCCGGAGGGCCGGCGTTACGCGAGTGCCTTCGACTTCAGAGCATCGAACTCCGCCTGCGTGATGGCACCCGAGTCCAGCAGCGCCTTCGCCGATGCGATTTGGTCGGTCGCCGACGTCGGGGCGGTTTTCGCCACCGACTGGATGTACTCGGCCTGAGCCGCCTGCATGGCCTTGGCCTGTTCCAGCTGCCGCTGCGCCATCCCGCCGCCGCGTGCGATCAGGTAGACGAGGATTCCGAGCCACGGAACGAGGATGACGAAGATCACCCATACGGTCTTCGCGCCGCCCCCGAGATCGTGGCTCCGGAAGATGTCGCCGAAGACCCAGAACAGGCACATGAACCAGGCGAAGAACAGGAAGAACTCGAAGAGGGCGAGGAGAAACGACCCATTGTCATTGAACATCTTGGTTCCCTTCAGAAGGCCAGGCGTCGCGAGGATCTGGACGGGCCGAAGCCTGGTTCCAGCAGTCATCACAACCGATGGTGATGCTCGGAGGCTACCGCGCGGGGACGAGGTCTGGTGAGTAGGCGCATGGCGGCGCGCCGGGAAATCGCGGACCCGTTACGCCGCGGCCCACGGGAGCCCCCGTGAGACATGGCCGAGGCGACGGCCCGGTAGATATGGTTGCCGGGTGCCAGAGGAAGAGCAGCGGACGGATGCCGGCCTCCAAGCCGACGACGAGGTTCACCTCCGGCGATGCATCGAGCTCGCAGAAGAGGCCCTGCGACGCGGGGACGACCCGTTCGGATCGGTGCTCGTCGATGGTCGAGGCTCCGTGCTGGCGGAGGCGCTGAACCGCGAGGTGACCGACGATGACCCTACGGCGCACCCGGAGCTCGAGCTCGTGCGCTGGGCGATCGCACACCTCGACGGAGAGGCGCGCCGGCGCGCGACCGTCTACACGTCGGGCGAGCACTGCCCCATGTGCGCGGCCGCCCATGCGTGGGCGCGTCTCGGAAGGGTCGTCGCCGCGGCATCCTCCGCACAGCTGGCGGAGTGGCGCTCCTCTTGGGGTCTCCCCGCCGGTCCGGTCGCGCCGATCCCTTTCGCAGTCATCGCCCCGGGAACACCGTCCGTCGTGTCGGTCGCACCCTTCGATGAGCAGGTGCGCGAGCTGCACCTGCAGGCAGCTCGTCGAAAAGCGACGATCCGATCGGATGCCTCGGCCTGAGGGCCTCGGACACCCTCGCCTACCGGAGGACGGGCTATCCCCACCCGAGCTCGTGCAGCCGGGCGTCGTCGAGCAGCGCGCTGCGGCAACCTCACGCCGATCGAACGCGCAGCCGAAGTCTCAGACGGCCGGCTGACGATGGACGCCCGGGACGGGATCAGAGGTTGCGGCGTGCGTCCGGGTCGTCCGCGAGCCGATCTGCCTCGCGTGCCACGGCCTCCTGCTCGGCCTCGCTCAGCGGAGGGAGACCGACCTCGTCGGCCGGAATGCCCGCGTACGGGTCCGCGCCCGGGAACTCCTCGCTGAAGGAGCCCGCGACGACTCCCCCGGGCGGCACCTCATCGCCTGCGGCGCCCAACAGCGTCTCTTCGCCCGGCGCCTGCTCCGGCATGTCGTCCCCGAGGTGCTCGCGATGCCGCTCGCTGCTCATCTTCACTCCCGCTACTCGACAGCGCCAACCGATCATCGCCGAGGCGACGAAGGGGTGCGCGACTTGCAGTTCGCCCGTGCTCCACGGAGCGTTGCTGAAGTCTACGACGCCGCCCCCCCAGGAAGGCCGTTGACCATCCACGGCGCGACCTGGCACGCTCGTTCCACCGATTCGGAGAGGAGCGACCACTGCGAGAATCCCCGGCCGAAGTCTTCGCCCGCCTCAGCACCCGGGAGCGACCCAGGGTCGCCGGGGCCCGATTGCGGCGGGCGGTGGTGCTCGGGGGCAGCGTCGCGGGACTCCTGGCGGCGCGGGTACTCGCCGACCACGCGGATGAGGTCGTCATCCTCGAGCGAGACGGGGATGCGGACGCGACGGACGGCGAACGGCGGGGCGTTCCGCAGCGTCTTCAGGTGCACGCGCTGCTCCCCGGGGGACGATCGCAGATCGAACGGTGGTTTCCGGGATTCGGGCGGGAGGCGGTCGAGCAGGGCGCGCTCGCTTCGGAGGCGCACCAGAGCGAGCAATGGATCGACGATGAGCGGGCGGTGTCCGCCCCGAACGTCGTACTGCTCAACGGCAGCCGGACCTTCATGGAAGGCCTCCTGCGCCGTCGGACCCTTGCCCTCCCGAATGTCCGGCTCGTGCCGGACGCGGCGACCGGGCTCACCTATCGCGATGGGCGCGTCAGCGGCGTCCGGCTGTCGACCGCCGACGACGGCGTCGTGCCGGCCGACTTCGTCGTGGACGCGATGGGCCGGTCCAGTCGGATGGCGGCGTGGCTGGAGCGCGACGGCTGGCAGGCACCGCCGTTGGAGCGCATGCAGATCGACGTGAACTATGCGACCGCCTACTTCGCGCGTTCCGAGGATGCGCCGCGGGTGGCTGTGGCGACCTCCCGCGTCTCACCCGATTACCCGAAGAAGACCCACGCAGCGCTCACCGCCGTCGAGAACGGCAGATGGATGCTTCTCCAGATGACGTACGGGGAGGACCGGCCCCCGCAGGACCAGGACGGCTTCCGTGCGCGCTGCGCCGATCTTCCCCCGGTCTTCGCGGAGGTCGCGCGCAGCGAGCCGATCGGAGAGGTGCACACATTCCGGCTCGCCGAAGCGCGACGGCGCCGCTACGACACGCTGGATCGCATCCCGGGCGGTCTGGTCAGCGTCGGCGATGCCGTGGCATCCTTCAATCCCATCTACGGCCAGGGCATGTCCTCTGCCGCTCTCCACGCGTCGTGCCTCTCGGAATATCTGTGTGCCACCTCCGACGCGACGGGCGTGGCGACGCGGTTCTTCGAGCTTCAGAAGGTGGTCGTGGATGCCGCGTGGGACCTGTCCACTCAGAGCGACGCCCAACGGCTCGAGACGGGCCGGCCCCCACTGCCGGTCCGGGTGCAGCGCGCGCTGGTCGATCAGGTGCTCGCAGCCGCCGTGGTCGACATCCCGGTAGCGACGGCTTTCAACGAGGTGGCGTTCATGAACGCGCACCCCAGCACTCTGGCGGCACCGTCGGTCGTGCTTCGGTCGGTGGTGGCGAATGTGCGCGCTCGTGCTCGGGCCGCCCGCAGCAGTCGCCGCACGTAGAGACGGATTCGGGATCGCTGATCCGCCGCTACCACCCGCCGCGGCCATAGCCTGAACTCGTGCGATTCGGAACCTTCATTCCCCAGGGCTGGCGATTCGATCTCGTGGGCATCGACCCCGCTGAGCATTGGGCGGTGATGAACGGACTCGCACAGCAGGCGGATGCCGGACCGTGGGAGTCGCTGTGGGTCTACGACCACTTCCACACCACACCCGTGCACAGCGACGAGGCGACACACGAGGCGTGGACCCTCATGGCGGCCTTCGCGGCATCGACGAGCCGCATCCGGCTGGGTCAGATGTGCACGTGCATGGGCTATCGCAACCCCGCGTATCTGGCGAAGGTCGCCGCAACCGTCGACATCGTCTCGGGCGGCCGCGCCGAGATGGGGATCGGCGGCGGGTGGTACGAGCACGAGTGGAGGGCCTATGGTTACGGCTTCCCCGAGATCCCGCAGCGCCTCGCGATGCTCCGCGAGGGCGTGGACATCATGCACCAAGCCTGGATGACCGGAAGCGCCACCCTTGACGGCAAGCACTATCAGGTGGATGGTGCGATCGTCCGCCCCCTGCCGGTGCAGGAGGGGGGCATCCCGCTCTGGATCGCAGGCGCGGGCGAGAAGGTGACGCTCAAGATCGCGGCGAAGTACGCGTCCTACACGAACTTCGCGGGCTCGCTCGAAGTCGTCGACCACAAGAGCGCCGTGCTGCGGGAGCACTGCGAGGCGATCGGCCGCGACTTCTCAGAGATCACGCGGTCGTCGAACTTCAACACCATCGTCGGCACCACCGAGGCCGAGGCACGCGACCGCCTTGCCGAGGTCACCGCTCGGCTGCTCCCGCATCTGGGGCAGGAGCGCGTCGACCGGATCGAGCGCGACTATCTCGACTCCCCCGGCTTCGGCTCGACCGAGCAGGTCGCAGAGCGGCTCGCCGAGCAGGAGCGCCACGGCATCACCTACGCCATCCACTACTTCCCCGAAGCGGCGTACGACCGATCCGGCATCGAGCTGTTCGAGCGCGAGGTCATCGGAGCGCTGTCCTAGGCATCCACTGCTGACCGGAGTACCCGGCGCGCGAGGTCACAGGCTGCCATCGTCCGCGTCGCGGGCATCGGCGGCGCGGGCGATGAGCACGGGCTCCTCGTCGAGGCACAGGTCGATGATGCTCCGGAGCAGGCCGCCGAGGCTCGTCGCCTTCAGCAGCCGGAATCGGTCGTATTCGCCGAGCGGAGCGATCGCGGCGAGCTGCCAGGTCGACTCGACCGGGTCCTCGGAAAGGGCCGTCCCGGGGTCCCACCGAGCCTCGTCGAGCGCGAAAGCGAGCCCGGCAAGGCGACGCACGACCCGCTCCGCTTCGCGGTGGAGCGGGGTGAGGGCGTCGTCCCAGACGAGCGGGGCGATCGCCGACACCTCCGCCACCGGGTAAGGATCGTCCTCGCGCCACTTCTCGACGCTGATCCGTTCCCCGCCCACCGCGACCACGTACAAATCCGCGGACCCCGCCTCCATCTGGATGATCCGCGCCATCGTGCCGATCGAGGCGCGCTCGTCGCCACCGCCGGCTTCGAGCCCTCGCTCGATGAGAACGACCCCGAATTCCGGATCCTCCTGGTCGAGCAGTCGCCCCATCATCGTGAGATAGCGCGGCTCGAACACCCGCAGCACCAGCGGTGTGTACGGGAACAGCACGCTTCCCAGCGGGAACATCGCCGCGACGTCCATAGCGACCAGTCAATCAGCCGGAGGCGGTGGTGGGCCCGGTCGGAAGGATTCCGCTAGATCTCGTCGTCGCGGGGCGCCCGCACGGTCCAGCCAACCCTCTCGAGCGCCTCCGCGAGCCGAGCGGCGGCGCGCTCCGCCGTCGCCACCGACACATCGGTGCACACATCGATCGCGAGCGGCGGCGGGTCGGCGAACCGCGGGATCTGGACCTCGGCCCAGACATCGCGTTCGAGGCCCACGCGCGGGAACGCGGTGCGCGCATTCTCGACTTCGCTGTCGGCGACGAAGGCGATGACCTCCAGTGCATCGGGCTTAGCGATCGGAAGATCGACGACGAGTGTCACAACGAAGGGACCGCTGGGCGTGTCGCGTCCGGACTGCACCCGATCATCATCGCACCGGCCCGATCCCCCAGTCTTTGCCGATGCAGCGGATGGACGAGCACCCGGAGCGCGGGCATCCTCTCAACCCGGCGGGTGTGTCGCTGTCCACCGAACGACCTACAGATGGGGGCGGCGGGCGCCGATAGCATCCGAGTACCCCCGGATGGGACTGTCGAGGAGGTCCAGGATGAGTGGACTGCAGGATCTGATCCCGCCCGGTTGGGTGGGAGGCTTCGCCGAATCGAACCCGGCGTTCGCATATCCGGAACCGGATCTATCGTCGCTGCCGATGCTGGCCAACATGGCGAACATCGCAA
This genomic interval from Microbacterium sp. 4R-513 contains the following:
- a CDS encoding sugar ABC transporter permease, which produces MRPRRFFTPWVFLAPALAVALIFHIFPFFRTIQLSFTDFRLASGGRYVGLENFGALASSEVFWLSAGNTLLYVLVVVPLLVVLPLLLALLVQPKMPGMSFFRASFYTPVIASMVVVGLIWVFLLKDQGPVNWLLQTLQVVQKPLPFLTDGTLLLLSCMLVTVWKGLGFYMVIYLTALANVPGELHEAAQVDGAGSIRRFWSVTVPSVRPTMLLVAVLSAIAAMKVYAEIFVIAGPTAGPGGTVRSIVFTIREVGSGFDGQVGYAAAMSLVLFVFAIGLTVALQKLSRERQEA
- a CDS encoding GntR family transcriptional regulator, with the protein product MNPDHGTDAAAAVAAVDAGEPPVGPTSRSATETAASKVDATRARLRDEVIARLSPHDPLPPERELVHRFGVSRATIRQALARLADHGWVYRVQGSGTFVADKDLVTKSPYLTSFSEDISERGMVPGSRVLRLEHGRADERIARELLISVGARAVHIERLRTADGGPLCIESLWLPEWLTGEDLGPELLGSLYSYFEHAGASPARAHQTIRAVTLDAAQAELLETEVGAAALMVTRIVFDAHGRRIEASTGVYRGDRYDFQINVKRRA
- a CDS encoding carbohydrate ABC transporter permease, which translates into the protein MLESTEARRAEASVAPSAPRPPREARRRRLSPGAVARRVLHYAVLLAVLALLVGPFVYTLGTALKGQADSVFSYPPYFIPRDPTLDNFAKVAEVIPVWTFIGNSLIVAIASTVTNILFGSMAGWALARLTFRGNTVAYLVFLATLVIPFEVIFISVFLTMKQFDLVDTLLAVILPTAVTGFSILLFRSAFLSLPRAIDEAAVLDGATEFQRYWRVSMPSVTGTMAVVGIFSFMFAWDDFLWPQIVLTSQENYTLTVGLQFLAGAFADDQKVVAAGTMIAVIPLIIAFFLAQKWFFRGAGEGAVKG
- a CDS encoding sugar ABC transporter substrate-binding protein; the protein is MTLKPRKHGSLGAVALLSGIALALSGCSLEGVDSGSAASQEELSKVDGKISFATLELSSNPALAAYIEDTIAAFEKENPGTEVEWIDVPFAGAQEKFAADAAAGNLPDVINMNPNFAQPLEREGVFLDLDQAAPDLAEKYVAGAWDGFKVPGEDGSFGVPWYLTSEVTMYNGALWEKAGLDPEKAPETFDELYEDAATVSAAGAGAFYGIHPALENRFLTDLAKIGVPLIDEDLTWTFNTPEAVEHLEQLAEMYQSGVFPADSVTQTLNDAKEGYMAGSVAVFPSGPNFLSGIEQNAPDVFANTKVAPQIVADGGKYNMSVMGLLIPKTSENQGTALAFTEFITNAENQLAFSKIAPVLPSVTEAIDDEFFQDDSDGTELSKARKISANQLENAANLTPVQYDDQVKNAVLAKIQLALTGELSAADALDQAVEAANEITGATK
- a CDS encoding DUF4127 family protein, whose translation is MSPRDDETSHAMKILLVPLDERPVSLELPGLVASIAGARVVTPPRASLPAVRAAGDVDALAAWLEREAHDADGLVVSLEGLGFGGLIPSRIGVEPIEVVLDRWAVLRRLDLPIHASVVVPRSPDSDDAFEEPEYWSEWGHDLHDLSTAMVSGAEAPATAVPESVRTDWLGRRLRQHAIGLAALGLVADGTIARLVIGVDDAAPGSLSSEAQADLARWASRLGLQDRVVVGPGADETAAVLTARLLAERTGIAPRVSLMCASPDGLARVAPYETGPVEATAHGQLRAAGASVDGGEPDGVLIVHAPQGADDWAVAPPATTDAGAALRTVELAREQVASGRAVAVADVAQPNGADPALVQALLAAGLFDRLEGFAAWNTAGNTIGTAAASLIAGLVGRSSGTYDPRAADRHRRLRLIEDAAYMSVARAELRAERGTRPDRHDRIDDTERAAERVSALLNDALVRLGAADVATVAADQVSFPWARSFEIALDPEAGRP